One Mercurialis annua linkage group LG3, ddMerAnnu1.2, whole genome shotgun sequence DNA window includes the following coding sequences:
- the LOC126674016 gene encoding translationally-controlled tumor protein homolog, with protein sequence MLVYQDLLTGDELLSDSFPYNEIQNGMLWEVEGKWVVQGAVDVNIGANPSAEGGEDEGVDDQAVKVVDIVDTFRLQEQPTFDKKQFVTFMKRYIKLLSAKLEPEKQEIFKKNIEAATKFLLPKLSDFQFFVGESMHDDGSLVFAYYKDGATDPTFMYFAHGLKEVKC encoded by the exons atgCTTGTTTATCAAGATCTTCTCACAG GTGACGAGCTTCTATCTGACTCATTCCCTTACAATGAAATCCAGAATGGAATGCTGTGGGAAGTTGAGGGAAAG TGGGTTGTCCAAGGAGCAGTTGATGTGAATATTGGAGCTAATCCTTCGGCAGAAGGAGGAGAAGATGAAGGTGTCGATGATCAGGCTGTTAAAGTCGTTGATATTGTCGACACATTCCGGCTTCAG GAACAGCCTACTTTCGACAAGAAGCAATTTGTCACATTCATGAAGAGGTACATCAAGTTGCTGTCAGCAAAATTAGAGCCAGAGAAGcaagaaatatttaaaaagaacaTTGAAGCAGCTACAAAATTCCTGCTTCCGAAACTCAGCGACTTTCAATT CTTTGTGGGGGAGAGCATGCATGATGATGGGAGCTTGGTGTTTGCATACTACAAGGACGGTGCTACGGATCCTACGTTTATGTACTTTGCCCATGGTCTCAAGGAAGTCAAGTGTTAG
- the LOC126674103 gene encoding 26S proteasome regulatory subunit 6A homolog, producing the protein MATPMAEDANMEDDQLAGMTTDDIVRASRLLDNEIRILKEELQRTNLELDSYKEKIKENQEKIKLNKQLPYLVGNIVEILEMNPEDEAEEDGANIDLDSQRKGKCVVLKTSTRQTIFLPVVGLVDPDKLKPGDLVGVNKDSYLILDTLPSEYDSRVKAMEVDEKPTEDYNDIGGLEKQIQELVEAIVLPMTHKERFQKLGVRPPKGVLLYGPPGTGKTLMARACAAQTNATFLKLAGPQLVQMFIGDGAKLVRDAFQLAKEKSPCIIFIDEIDAIGTKRFDSEVSGDREVQRTMLELLNQLDGFSSDDRIKVIAATNRADILDPALMRSGRLDRKIEFPHPTEEARARILQIHSRKMNVHCDVNFEELARSTDDFNGAQLKAVCVEAGMLALRRDATEVNHEDFNEGIIQVQAKKKSSLNYYA; encoded by the exons atggcTACACCGATGGCGGAGGACGCTAACATGGAGGACGATCAGTTAGCGGGGATGACGACGGACGACATCGTCAGAGCGTCGCGTCTTCTCGATAACGAGATTCGCATTCTTAAG GAAGAGTTGCAGAGGACGAATTTGGAGTTGGATTCGTATAAGGAGAAGATTAAAGAGAATCAAGAAAAGATTAAGCTTAATAAGCAATTACCGTATCTTGTTGGTAACATTGTCGAG ATTTTGGAGATGAATCCTGAAGATGAAGCGGAGGAAGATGGTGCTAATATTGACCTTGATTCTCAAAGGAAGGGTAAATGTGTTGTGCTGAAAACATCTACTCGTCAG ACAATATTTCTTCCAGTTGTTGGTCTTGTTGATCCTGACAAGTTGAAGCCTGGTGACTTGGTTGGAGTCAACAAAGATAGCTATCTTATTTTGGATACTCTTCCATCTGAGTATGACTCAAGAGTGAAGGCTATGGAGGTTGATGAAAAACCCACAGAAGACTACAATGATATTGGGGGTTTGGAGAAACAG ATCCAAGAACTAGTTGAGGCAATTGTGTTGCCCATGACTCACAAGGAGAGGTTTCAAAAGTTAGGTGTTCGTCCTCCTAAAGGTGTACTCTTGTATGGGCCTCCCGGAACTGGGAAGACATTGATGGCCCGTGCTTGTGCCGCACAGACTAATGCTACTTTTTTAAAGTTAGCCGGTCCACAACTTGTACAG ATGTTCATTGGTGATGGTGCCAAACTTGTCCGTGATGCATTTCAACTTGCAAAAGAGAAATCGCCCTGCATCATTTTCATAGATGAAATTGATGCTATTGGCACAAAGAGATTTGACAG TGAAGTGAGTGGAGATAGGGAAGTACAGAGGACCATGTTGGAGTTGCTTAATCAGCTTGATGGTTTTAGCAGCGATGATAGGATTAAG GTCATTGCAGCAACAAACCGTGCTGATATCTTGGATCCTGCCCTCATGCGTTCTGGTCGATTGGATCGCAAAATTGAGTTCCCTCACCCAACTGAAGAAGCAAGAGCTCGCATTTTGCAG ATCCACTCAAGGAAGATGAATGTTCATTGTGATGTGAATTTTGAAGAATTGGCTCGGTCCACTGATGATTTCAATGGGGCTCAATTGAAAGCTGTTTGTGTAGAGGCTGGGATGCTTGCTCTTCGCCGAGATGCAACTGAG GTGAATCATGAGGATTTCAACGAGGGTATAATTCAAGTTCAAGCAAAGAAGAAATCAAGCTTAAACTATTACGcataa